A window of the Nibribacter ruber genome harbors these coding sequences:
- a CDS encoding NfeD family protein gives MDISLWWLWFVAGVLLIVGEMFTVSFYLLWLGIAAMVAAVLAYFFPEEYWLPPLAASITGVLLIVFTKPLTARARQAKGYHDPAFSMANRQGEVVEPVTPTRLGIVKVGNEMWSASAQETLQPGQLVIVISQSSTVLQVQPLVENTQDRPQQESVW, from the coding sequence ATGGATATTTCTCTTTGGTGGTTGTGGTTTGTGGCCGGCGTTCTGCTCATAGTAGGTGAAATGTTCACGGTCAGCTTTTACCTGCTTTGGCTGGGAATTGCGGCCATGGTGGCAGCCGTGCTGGCGTATTTCTTTCCCGAAGAATATTGGCTGCCTCCGTTGGCGGCCAGTATCACAGGCGTCCTTCTGATAGTCTTCACCAAGCCGCTTACCGCCAGGGCGCGCCAAGCCAAAGGCTACCATGATCCGGCTTTTTCCATGGCCAACCGCCAGGGCGAAGTAGTGGAACCTGTCACGCCCACGCGGCTGGGCATTGTGAAAGTGGGCAATGAGATGTGGTCTGCCAGCGCACAGGAAACGCTGCAACCCGGGCAGCTGGTGATAGTCATCAGCCAGAGCAGCACGGTCTTGCAGGTACAGCCGCTGGTAGAAAATACCCAAGACCGCCCTCAGCAGGAATCTGTCTGGTAG
- the mdh gene encoding malate dehydrogenase, with protein sequence MKVTVVGAGNVGATCADVLAYREIANEVVLVDIKEGFAEGKALDIWQKSPINLYDTRTVGVTNDYSRTANSDVVVITSGLPRKPGMTRDDLISTNAGIVRSVTENIIKHSPEAIIIVVSNPLDVMTYAAHLTSKLPRTKVMGMAGILDTARYRAFLAEELNVSPKDIQAVLMGGHGDTMVPLPRYTTVGGIPVTELIDPAKLDAIVDRTKNGGGELVKLMGTSAWYAPGSAAAQMVEAIVRDQKRVFPVCIKLEGEYGITGTYLGVPVILGKNGVEKVIELQLNEEEMALLKASEKAVREVMDVLDNMPANA encoded by the coding sequence ATGAAAGTAACCGTTGTTGGAGCTGGTAACGTGGGCGCTACGTGCGCAGACGTATTGGCTTACCGCGAAATCGCCAATGAAGTAGTGTTAGTGGATATCAAAGAAGGTTTTGCCGAAGGCAAGGCGCTGGATATCTGGCAGAAGTCCCCTATCAACCTGTATGACACCCGCACCGTGGGCGTTACCAATGATTATAGCCGCACAGCTAATTCAGACGTGGTGGTGATTACTTCTGGTTTGCCACGCAAGCCCGGCATGACCCGTGACGACTTGATTAGCACCAACGCGGGCATTGTACGTTCTGTCACCGAAAACATCATCAAGCACTCGCCAGAGGCTATCATCATTGTGGTTTCTAACCCACTGGACGTGATGACCTACGCGGCGCACTTGACTTCTAAATTACCTCGCACCAAAGTGATGGGTATGGCCGGCATCTTGGATACCGCTCGTTACCGCGCTTTCTTAGCCGAAGAACTGAACGTGTCTCCAAAAGACATCCAAGCAGTATTGATGGGTGGCCACGGCGACACCATGGTTCCACTTCCAAGATACACTACTGTTGGTGGTATTCCGGTAACTGAACTGATTGACCCAGCTAAATTAGACGCCATTGTTGACCGCACCAAGAACGGTGGCGGCGAGTTGGTGAAACTAATGGGTACTTCTGCCTGGTATGCGCCAGGTTCAGCGGCTGCCCAGATGGTAGAAGCCATTGTACGTGACCAAAAGCGTGTATTCCCGGTTTGTATTAAACTGGAAGGCGAATACGGCATCACGGGCACGTATTTAGGTGTACCAGTTATCCTTGGTAAAAACGGCGTTGAGAAGGTAATTGAACTTCAGTTGAACGAAGAAGAGATGGCCTTGTTGAAAGCCTCTGAGAAAGCCGTTCGTGAAGTAATGGACGTTCTGGACAACATGCCAGCCAACGCCTAA
- the tilS gene encoding tRNA lysidine(34) synthetase TilS — MLPKVIQYIQDHQLATEDTKILVAVSGGLDSVVLADLLHRAKYKIAILHCNFGLRGEESDADELFVRKLAKSYEAPFYSEQFQTEAFAEQEGISIQMAARTLRYTWFEQMRQQLGYDVIATAHHQSDALETVLMNLVRGTGLAGLHGILPKNGHIIRPLLGFPKDDLYDWLVAKRLAWREDSSNESLKYSRNLLRHEVIPVLKQLNPNLDETFTQTLERLQGAEKVFLASFLEIKQKTQREENGATYLRIAPFQESPAPAVLLHEFLKPFHFSYAQTQEIVTTFDAQAGKTFTSPSHTLVKDREDLVITAKNLSSYGSITIPEETTKISFGPYTAHFTRKPKPEDYRIPKGKDHTALDASLVKFPLKLRVWKQGDWFIPLGMNGKKKVSDLLIDKKVPANLKQDVWVLVSDASLTWVIGQQLDNRFKVTADTEEVLEVKITRS; from the coding sequence ATGCTTCCAAAAGTTATACAATACATCCAGGACCACCAGCTGGCCACCGAAGACACCAAGATACTAGTAGCTGTAAGTGGCGGGCTGGACTCTGTGGTGCTGGCAGATTTACTGCACCGCGCCAAATACAAAATCGCTATTCTGCACTGCAACTTCGGGCTACGGGGTGAGGAGTCTGACGCCGATGAGCTCTTTGTGCGCAAACTGGCCAAATCCTATGAGGCGCCTTTCTACAGTGAGCAGTTCCAGACCGAGGCCTTCGCCGAACAGGAAGGCATTTCCATCCAGATGGCCGCCCGCACCCTGCGCTACACCTGGTTTGAGCAGATGCGCCAACAACTGGGCTATGACGTCATCGCCACCGCCCATCATCAGTCAGATGCCTTGGAGACTGTGTTGATGAACCTAGTGCGCGGTACTGGCTTAGCCGGCTTGCACGGCATCCTGCCTAAAAACGGCCACATCATCCGGCCCTTACTAGGTTTCCCCAAAGATGATTTGTACGACTGGCTGGTGGCCAAGCGCCTGGCTTGGCGCGAAGACTCCAGCAATGAAAGCCTCAAATACTCCCGCAACCTGCTGCGCCATGAGGTGATTCCGGTGCTCAAGCAACTGAATCCCAACCTAGACGAGACTTTTACACAAACCCTAGAACGCCTGCAAGGCGCCGAGAAAGTGTTTTTGGCCTCTTTTCTGGAAATCAAGCAAAAAACGCAACGAGAGGAGAACGGCGCCACCTACCTGCGTATTGCCCCCTTTCAGGAAAGCCCCGCCCCGGCTGTGCTCCTGCATGAATTCCTGAAGCCCTTCCACTTCTCTTATGCCCAGACGCAGGAGATTGTCACTACCTTTGACGCGCAGGCTGGCAAGACCTTCACTTCACCCTCGCACACACTGGTAAAAGACCGCGAGGACCTGGTCATCACCGCCAAAAACCTGTCTAGTTACGGAAGCATCACCATCCCGGAGGAGACCACTAAAATCAGCTTCGGGCCGTACACCGCCCATTTCACCCGCAAGCCTAAACCCGAGGATTACCGCATCCCCAAAGGCAAAGACCACACGGCCCTGGACGCGTCCTTGGTCAAATTCCCACTTAAACTGCGCGTCTGGAAACAAGGCGACTGGTTTATCCCGCTGGGCATGAACGGCAAGAAGAAAGTAAGCGACCTGCTCATTGACAAGAAAGTACCCGCCAACCTGAAGCAAGACGTGTGGGTGCTGGTCTCAGATGCCTCGCTCACTTGGGTCATCGGTCAACAGTTGGATAATCGCTTTAAGGTCACCGCAGATACAGAAGAGGTGCTTGAGGTTAAGATTACCCGGAGTTGA
- a CDS encoding DUF4279 domain-containing protein, with translation MSEEEIILLITRELQNPTLGVTESYLEAHQPAISDGKIKIDRIDTEGTPNSAIVYVPVDGEYFHLAVYVDLEEKCVTGVGTESFNRLCFRATSEQYTLEELKGFTTLQATQGWRKGDLRKGTNVPYNFSSIEFMPNPEPDEFEDKLRKLLDFLEQDKEGVRHLVEKANGWLVASMDFHNGNGMLGGMRIDNTSIKRMEKLNLSIEFDLYASGNAFQE, from the coding sequence ATGTCTGAAGAGGAAATTATCCTTCTAATTACGCGAGAACTCCAGAACCCAACATTGGGTGTGACTGAGTCTTATTTAGAAGCACATCAACCCGCCATTAGTGATGGTAAGATTAAAATAGACAGGATAGACACAGAAGGTACGCCCAACTCGGCTATTGTGTATGTCCCAGTTGATGGCGAATATTTTCATTTAGCTGTTTATGTAGATTTAGAGGAAAAATGTGTGACCGGCGTAGGAACGGAATCATTTAACCGTCTCTGTTTTAGGGCAACCTCAGAACAATACACCTTAGAGGAATTAAAAGGCTTCACAACGTTGCAGGCTACTCAAGGCTGGAGGAAAGGCGACTTAAGAAAGGGAACAAATGTGCCCTATAACTTCAGTTCTATTGAGTTCATGCCAAACCCAGAGCCGGACGAATTTGAAGATAAGCTCAGAAAGCTTCTTGACTTTTTAGAGCAGGACAAAGAAGGTGTCCGTCACCTCGTTGAAAAAGCCAATGGCTGGTTAGTAGCTTCAATGGATTTTCACAACGGGAATGGCATGCTAGGCGGTATGCGCATTGATAACACCAGCATTAAGAGAATGGAAAAGTTAAATCTCTCTATAGAATTTGACTTGTATGCTAGTGGAAATGCCTTTCAGGAATAA